In Gammaproteobacteria bacterium, the following proteins share a genomic window:
- a CDS encoding helix-turn-helix domain-containing protein yields MERPERLLTTQQMAEYLAIPVATLYAWRHAGKGPPGFRVGKHIRYRWSDVDEWVRSQLHSASSLHANLVDPDSSRSLW; encoded by the coding sequence ATGGAGAGACCCGAACGCCTACTCACGACACAGCAGATGGCTGAGTACCTTGCGATACCGGTCGCAACCCTGTACGCCTGGAGACACGCTGGCAAAGGCCCCCCTGGCTTCCGAGTCGGGAAGCACATCCGCTATCGATGGAGCGACGTTGATGAGTGGGTGCGAAGCCAACTCCACTCCGCTTCTTCGCTTCACGCCAATCTCGTTGACCCCGATTCCAGCAGGAGCCTATGGTGA
- a CDS encoding relaxase domain-containing protein codes for MLSLAKAHKDYYLEKVGEISPREDYYLKGGAASGRWHGSGASELGLDGRVTAEGLVRLFDGQHPATGEQLGHRLRKDGVAAWDLTFSADKSVSLLWAFGDDETRRHVVEAFEKATAEALAFMESVASSTRGAARTPVLDDEENPALDESGTPRHRIETWPIRTEGYVAASFTEFTSRADDPQLHTHVVVGNRVKGVDGVWRAIDGRLLYRNKL; via the coding sequence ATGTTGAGTCTTGCGAAGGCCCACAAGGATTACTACCTCGAGAAGGTCGGCGAGATCTCGCCTCGTGAGGACTACTACCTCAAAGGGGGCGCTGCGAGCGGCCGTTGGCATGGCAGCGGTGCTTCCGAGCTGGGACTCGATGGACGAGTCACTGCTGAGGGACTGGTTCGCCTGTTTGACGGTCAGCATCCAGCAACCGGCGAGCAGCTGGGACACCGACTTCGGAAGGACGGTGTGGCTGCGTGGGATTTGACGTTTTCGGCGGACAAGTCGGTGTCACTGTTGTGGGCGTTCGGCGACGACGAGACACGTAGGCACGTGGTTGAGGCGTTCGAGAAGGCCACCGCCGAGGCGCTCGCCTTCATGGAGTCGGTGGCGTCCTCGACACGGGGCGCAGCTCGCACACCGGTGCTGGATGATGAGGAGAACCCGGCCCTCGATGAAAGCGGAACACCCCGCCATCGGATTGAGACCTGGCCGATCCGCACTGAGGGATACGTTGCAGCATCGTTCACAGAATTCACGTCCCGTGCGGACGATCCTCAGCTCCACACACATGTCGTTGTTGGGAACCGCGTCAAGGGTGTCGACGGCGTGTGGCGGGCGATCGACGGGCGTCTCTTGTACCGAAACAAGCT